GGTAAAGAGGAGAGTCCCTTTGCACTCAAAGGGAGCAAGTTATTTGTACTCAAAGGGCTCATATATTATACTTTGTATTTTCAGAAAAGAAGTATTATACTGTCTCTGGGATTCTAGTCCAAGCAAAGCCCTGAAGAATTATATTTCTTATCCAGAAAAACACAGACATTGCCAGGATTCCTTAATTTGAGTTAAAACAATATCATATTTTGAGACCTTGAAAAAATCATATATTCATGTTAAGGACAGGGAGCAACAATGCTCAGGGACACtattgaatgccagttgctggagatccaaagtgagggagggaggcccaTTGCCCTCAAGACCTGCTTGTGACCATCCCAGAAGAAGCATCTCTGGGAAACAGGGCACTGGACTTCACAACTTTGGTGTGATCAAGCAAGACTTCTTATCGTTTTTACAGCTGCAGACCAACACAGCAACCCTTTGAAATATTAACGCAGCTGCTCTGATGTATTTGCAGTAAGAATGCCACAAGAGATGGgcttttgtcccccaccccacacacaccactTACAATTTTAACACTAGCTCGTGAGTGGAACCCTTTCCCGAAGCCAACAGTCCCCAAAAGTAGAAGTTATATTGTAAGCACTTGGTAAGGCAAACTACCCTCTCCAGGAACTGGAATGCATGAGAAGCTGAGGGCCCCAAACTTTGCTGCCCTAGTGAAGCATCCAGCGAGCCCGGGATTTTAAGGGGCGACCCGGAGCTGAATGCCCCCCATGTCGGTCTGCTCTATACCAGCAGCCTGTAAGCCACCCCCGCCCAAGCTGGTGCAGGCGCCCATGTCTCGCGAGGACCTAAAATGCAACCACGAGTGGCACATGGAAGCTCCACTACGTGCCCTGGGGCTTACACGCATGTAAAATAAGTTGCAGCCCGAGCGCGTGAAAACGCGGCCGTGCCCGGCGTTCTTCGTCCAGCAAGGCACCTGCGGCgcttctgcctgcctgctggtCAAGGCCTCCCCGGTCAGGCACAACCCGCCAGCTCAGCCCTTCCTCCACTCAAAGCCCCAGACCAAGGCATTCCTCTCCCAAcagctcttcctccccccccccgctccgttCAGGCGGCCACCGCGAGACCCAGGAGAAGCGCGGCCATCTCCAAATAAGCTGGGCAGGTCGAGCGGAGCCCCAGCTTCCAGGAACCGGGGCGACAGCGGCCCAAGGAAACAGGATGGGTTCGATATACGACGGATGCCACCCAGGAACGGCCATCGCCCGCTACTCACCAGTGCAGCAATATGGCGGAAAAAGGAAGGCGGCCGAGCGAGCGCGGGGTGTTATGGGAAATCGAGGCGGCAGAATAACAAGGAAGTGATGGGGTTTTCTCTCGCGAGATTACCTTGTTCCCGGGTTAAAATGCCTTGGGGAGATTTCCGCTCAGCCAGGGCTCGTCAATGGACCGTAGAGAACAAAATGTAGAGATATCTTGTGTTAAGGCTGAATCGACACACAGGGCACAATTTTCTGATCTTTTAGGATGCAATTTTCTGCGTACTCATTTGGGAGCAAACTTGTTGAAATCACTGGGACGTCGCTTTGAGTAGATAGCTGCAGTGTTCAGAATGTCTTTGAGCTGGTTTTTTCCaggattttgttattttgttggcAGCAGCGTCTCCACTGAAAGAATCAGCAAACCTATACATGCCATATTTCAGGggattcttaaaaataaaaatttggaagcagaaaacattttaaagtgcAACCTTGTCTGCATGCAAGTCAATGAAACACAAGGCTTCTGTGTTCAATTGACCGCTGGATTCTTCAGGCTTGATCTCGATAATTTTTACATGGGAGATTATATGAGTTAGAAAGAGCACTTCTGCGGCTCACTTCCGCAAAGATTTCTCAACGGCAGCTACCCGGAAGTTACCGACACTACATTTTCCTATCTCTGTAGCCTAAAGGCAAGGCGTCTTCAAACAGCTCGGCCGGAGTTGGCAGAGAGCGGACTCCCAGCGGCCCTTTCGGTTTTGGTATCCAGCAGCAACCAGGAACGCTTCCGGAAAAGGGGCGGGGCCAGGCGACGGTTTTGTAGATGCTCAGCCTGTTTCTGTCATTGCGCGGCAGGACTCTGCCGCATGAATTCATTCTACTGTATATGCACTACATGTTTTATCTCGTTTCCTCCAGGCCACACACAAGCGAGTTGCTCCAAGGCACCATATAGGGATCTTCCTTATCCTCCATTTTACTCGCACAGCCACCTTAAGTGAGATAGGCTAGGGCAGAGTCCTCCAACCTTAGGTTCCTCAGGTATTTTGATGGGAGTACAACTCCCGCCACCCTTGACtgggtggggatgatgggagttgtagtccaaggatGTCTGGAGACCTAAGATTGAAGAAAACTGGGCTAGGCTAGGGTAATAGAGACCAGGTTGCCCAGCCAAGTTTCATCaatgagtgaagatttgaacctgcCTCTTACATCATTATTCATGTTACCTTCTTTAGGGCAATGAGGCAGATCTGGTGCTGTGCTCTGAGTTTTGGTACCATCCAGAAGCAGGCTGAAGcaaccgcctcaggtggcagaatccatgGGGTGGTGCCCCACTCACTGCCGCCACCCAAGAAGTGAGGGCAGGTTCCGGCAAGAGCTCTGCAATTAGTCTAGTGCAATTGCCCCAATGGAAAATGTGACATGTTCTCAGTCCTTTATTTAAGAAGCATGAAGGGCTCCCCACCCAGGCAGCTCCTCTGTCTGTCTCCAGTTAGGCCTAGCATGGGGAATCTttctctgggcaaccttctgaaggCAGAAATGAGCACAGGAACAAATGTAAATGTTAACATTATTTATTAACAGCATTTATATGTGGCCCTTTAGGCATAAAGTCTCCTAAGAGGGGCTTGCAAAAATCGACAACCAaagtttacctttgtacagtacttTCTATGCACTCACAaatctttctccatcttccatccagagaaggaagaggcattatGAGAGTTCAGTGACACATTTGAGACAGGCAAAAATAATTGGGATGTGAAGCATTGCCAGGGGAGAGGGTgtggctgggggggaggggggaggggggttcaaaGTCCAGGGAGATAGCAGTTGGCCCcttggcctgagattccccagcTTGCTATTCCCTATAATGTTGTATAGATATTACCAAGGAAAATCTTCAAAAGGTGCCAAACCACTTTCTTAGGAAGGGATAAAAAAAAGCATCAAGCAGATGTGTTAATATTTTCGGCCTCAAAGGTTGAGGCATGAGGCATTTCCCAAACAGACTGTTTTACCAACACCGAAAGGATGACATTATACAACAGAGTGGAGGATAACTTGAGGGGAACCTAAAGGTCTCAGCAGCATCCtttggaggcagggatagtcagATGGTAGAGTAGAATCTACTGTACTAGTAGATCTCTGGTGATGATTGACAGTTAGCTCATAAACAGTTTCTGCTTGCAAAGGAGCATCACCATCAACCAAAAGTCTTTTTCTCCTCTTAAGCTAGCTAGCTCAAATCAAGAAAGCCTGGGAAGACTGAAGATTTGTCTTTTAAAAGGGATGGGGGTCTAGATCTAGATCTGGTAAGGAAAATAAACTTAAACTGAGCATGTGCTGAAGGCTGTTATGCTATTCTACATCTGCATACCTGAGCCACTATTTTGCATCTGGCTCTGTTTGAAAGTTCTAATGAAAAGCATACTGCAAAACTGAATTCTGCCCATTTGTGTCTTAAGACATCAGTAAGTTAGCTCCACTTTTGCTATGACTTTATTTTCCTGGTTAGATGAATGGAGAAAAGCAGACAGGGGCCTTACATACACATTCAATAATTGTCATTATTTTCTTCTACTAACATTTTTATTCAACTTTTATCTCTCTAGATAATACATTTATTATCCATCTACATTATGTATCAACGCAATCAAAAGTAAAGCAGCaacattaacaaacaaacaaaaaagggctGGTACATGGAActtatttcccctccctccaagTCTTTTCTCTACCTTCCCACCCTACATGGCTCCCTCCTAAATCATATTACAACATTGCTTTCCCTTCACATAAAACACTACACTCCTACCCAAACTAGGTAAAGCTGGTTTAGTTATCCTGtctaaaataaatacacaaaatcaagggcggtgtgtgtgtgtgtaggacttATGGGAAAGTGTGATGTTTTTGAAAGAAACCAGTTCCTGTCACTTAAGCTATCACTAAATCATTCCAAAATAGTTTTATATTTCACCATCTTGTTGCTAGTGCCCATAGCTGCTAGATACAGGAACTGTCATCACAGACTTCCAATGATTAAATATAATTCATTCTGCAACTAGGTCTCAGGATTTGTGTGCTGCTTCTAATGTCCAAACTGAAGGTATAATGTCAAATATGGTATTCATGAATGGGAAAATACTTACTACAATGATAACTAAGTTGGCATACGAAAATATTTCAACCCAATGAGCTGTAATAGGTAATGTTGTTTCTTCCACCTCCAGAAGAAAACCTGCTTCAGGGATTTCTCTTTTCACTAGCCTTAGTAAGAGGCATTGTATTTTCTCCTAAGGCAGAGATCTTGTGAGGTTGCTCTAAAGATTCCGAAAATGGTTTTTCATTCATTTGGAAAAACAGAATGCCCTGACTAAGATTCACGTGTCACAAGAGATCCAACATTGGCATGTTTAAGTGTTGAACACCACCCTAGTGTCCTTATGCAGGtaagttatcagcaccatgttacATACTAGTATGGCAGTAAAAACTGAGCCACATCCCACCCCTAGCATTCAAAAAGTTAGATGTGCGTGAAGAGAGAAAGACTGCTTTTTACTGGTGTGAGCCAATTAGTAAGAGAGtgatgataaaaataatatttgcGTTAGTTCTAGTTAGAAGACTTTCTATCCCTTGCTGCCAATGCTGCCAACACAGTTATGGCCTTTCAGGCTTCACTATAGGCAATATATCACAAGAGCAACTTAAAAACTTTGTCCTTTTGAGACACATTTACAAAAAAATGTTCACTGAATTACAGTATTTCAGAGAAAACTGAAAGGTTGGGAACTTAGAATGAAAAGCAGCTACCATCTGTAAAGCAGTACAGGTAATGTAAGCAGCAGTTCTCATTTTGTCAAAAAAGATAATAATGAAACAAAGTTTCAAGATTTTTCAAGTCTGTATTTTCAAACGCAAGATAACACTGTTCATCAATTTACAATTAAGACAGAAATTTGCCTGTTAAACAGAAATTTAAGATGCCTATCATTTTAACAGGTTACAAACTTTTACTTAAGAAATgtgtagtaaaaacaaaatagcatTAAGAAAACACAAATAACTCCAGAGACTTGTTGGCAAGACAGACGCATCACGTATTTTCAACATGATTTTATATAagaccatattttttaaaaactacagaCATGTTTCACAACACCAAAACTAGAGCTATTTAAATAATAGAAGCAATGAAGTTGACTGCCTGTGCATCCTGACTTACGGTAGGTTTTTCATTCAGTTTCAGTGCAATTAAGTTGcattgcagagctacaattacaACTGGGGTTCAGAGTTTAGGAGCTTTGTTTATTCAAATCACCTGTCACCTACAACATCGTACGTTTATCAATTTAATCTAAAGGGCATTTTGAAGTAAACCTAGACAGTCCAGAGAGTCCTTAAAATGCTCAAGAGGAATGAAAAATGTTACCCAGTTCACCCCCACCAGTTGTTATTGATCAGTCTTATTACACTATTGAAGTTGCTAGTCACACTTACTGTAAAAATGACTGTCCATGTTAGAAGACTATTAGTGTGTGACTGAGGGACCATACAGTTCCTGCTTAAACAGCATAAGAAGGGCCCTTATTTAAAATCAAAAAGCAATGACTGAAATAAGCACTTCTATACTATTAAACACACAATAATTCATTGAATTGTTCCCAGAACACAATTATGCTATAGAGTGAATTAGCAAGCAATGTTTCATtcgtttttcttctccttttgctTCAGGAGTTTGTTGACCTCCCTTTTTGCCATTCCAGCATATTTTGAAATTATTCCATGCTTATTTAATCCAGGAAACAACAAGAAGCAGCTCACTAGGGGGGTAAAGAAGAAGTTATCACCTCATATGTACATTTGCAAATTCATCCCCCATACAGACACATCTAATTTATGTTGCAATTGCTTCATTATAGGCATCCCAACTACAAATATTTCCCCATTCTCTATTGTGGAAAAACACAGCAATATATTATTTTGTGCCACTTACCAATAAGGTAGGTGAGGAAGAGGTTATGAACTTGCTGTCCTATCCAagcaatcacagctaaggaacAGAGCATTGTCATGAAGTACTAGAAGAGAAATAAGAATGGTAGTAGTACTTAAAAGTAAGTTATGAAGGCATAATATGACAGTTACCTCTctaagtactcccccccccccccgctgctattaaaagcagcatgattgATTAGCAGGGATTCTGAATGAGTGAACAAACGAACATACTTAGCAGTATAtctcattcacttcagtggaaaTTTCTTTCAAGCTAGTAAGTTTTAGGAGCTTAGCCTTGATTGTTATTGGCTTGCTGGATGCGTTAGGAAGATGTTATAAATTGCAGACAGGAATATATTCGCATACCACTACAACAACTGTCCTAGAGACTatgaagcaaaaaaataataattgcctgTAACAAGTATgtctgtgttggggggggggcaggagtcaAATAGTCAAATCAAGCTACCATAAATAGCTCTGATCAGATGGTGTATGCACTTACTAAACTATTCATTTCAAGGTGCAGCTACCATttcaggttttaaaaaaacagattttcatttaaaaaccaaataaacatgCCAGTCACCAAAAGCATTTGTTTTAGTATATGTAAGGCAGAATGGATTTATAAAGCAACATCCAATTTGCAATAAGGCTGAAACACTTTCAGAGAAGCACATATATTACCATTTTAGGCTTTTCCTCCTTAAATGTGAAAAGACGTTTCCACCAACCAACAATTCCGCGCCGTGTTTTTACCAGGTTGCTACAGATTTCATGGAAtcgctgttgttgttcagtagtcctttaaagaaattattttaaGCAAAGCTCGTGATATTATGGTGTCGCCTCCACTTTAGAAACTGCACATGAGCAACCATCATCATCTCGACCTCCCATCACCCAGTTCAAAATCTGATGCCGTTTTAATGTCCCGTTCATATATGTACAATTTATATTACTTCGACTCTCTAATATAACTATTCGCAGTTAGGGTGATCAACAAATCCAAGAATGAGAAGatcatatatattttaatgaactAAAACTTGCATTAATTTGCAGTTGATGACCAGATACTATGAAGAATTTACCATTAACTGCAAATCTGTGTCCTATTCAGCAAATCACCATTTCCAGCAGAGAGGTTCTAACTTTCAGTTAGATGGCAtctttatatatatttacatcCCAAGAATCCATGACAGTCAGTTGTTTAAAGGCTACAGCTCTGTTTTTAGTCTACTATCAGTGTGCATGGTGCTGTAGAGAGTAACATAAGAGGGACGGGAACAGGAGGAAAAGATAGGTTCCTGCCTCAATGACCTTGCAGTCTAAACAAAATTATACAAGCAAAGGTATCAAACAGAAAAAAGAGACAACTGAGCCTTTAATATACACAGATACTGTTGCTCTAGGTAGTAGAACAACACTAGGTTTGTCAGAACACTAGGTAGGAGGATTTTTGTTCAGGACTGATGCACATAGTTAACACTGAATATATGTGGGTTTGATTCTATTCTTGCTAAATGTTATACTTAGGGGACTGTCAAACAACATACCATTTACTGGAGCCAAAAATTCTAGGAGCAAGAGCAGGTACAAGGTAGTCAGCCAAACAAAGCAGCATAACAAAGCAAGAAACACCTGAAAGAACAGATGGATCCAAGTAGTAGATCATCCTGTTGGGGAAAGGAAAACGTGGTTATCTAGTGGCAAGACATTTAACAATGTGATTAAAGGAGGTGTGGAGAAGAAGTGGCCTCCAAATTTTATTCTGAAGTacccaactctcaccagccccagccaacatagccagtgGTTGAGAAATAATGCCTTAATGTAGTTTCTGCAATGGCATCATCACCGACAGGAGAGAAAATGAAGTTTGGAAGGAATAAAAAGTTGTTTCACTTTCCTATTTTTTAGAGTTAATAGGCCCTTCTATGAAATAAAATGACTAGGAATGCCCCCAAGTTTGAAcatatatttggtttttttatagcAGCATTGTTTTTCCAGCTGCCTAAAACTTCCCATGTACTTTTTATACAGCAGAGCAGTACTGAGAACTTCAGGAAAGTAACTACTAACTTAACTGTCTTTAGCATTTTTTAAGTAACATTCTCTCCAAAAACTTACAGAAAGATGAAGGAAACTACAGTAATCATAGCAGGTGGAAACCATGGTTTTTCCCAACGAAGGATTTTGTCTGTCACCAGAATCACTTCACCCCATCCTTGCAACTGCTCTTCCAAGCTAGCTGTCTCTACAGCCTGTGAATAAAAGCATTTTAACATATGTAATTGCCCCGGGCAGAAAAATGTTTAAACAATGCATATGCTTCATGGGACATGTAGGGTATCTTATGTTAGACAATATAACAGCTTTATCCCTACTTTGCTTCACATAATATAACTCATTTTTTTATGTCTGCATCCTCTTAACTGGTCCTTTTTTATACTTCCATGGGAGAGCCCCTTTTAATTTGAAGCTTTATGTCTCTCATGCAACAAAATATCTGGTTACTCCCAACTAGGAGAACAGTGCCATATTCATAGGATATATTTCTACATACTGAAACTTGGATCCAGAGTTCCCATGAGCAGAACAGGATGCTCCAGCTAGAGCAAAAGGATTGTGGATGAAATTTACACCAATTCTTCCTTCCTCCTGTAGCCAATGAAAAGCTGCTCTAGAGGTGTGGGGATTCCTTAAGAtcagaggggaaaggggaaattggCAGAAATTGTCTTTCCCACATTCCTCAAGCGATGGCAACTCCAGATTGAGTAGTTAGGATTTTTCATTACAAAGAGCTCTTCTACCTGCATCATCTTGTGAAAACTGTGCTCCAGGACCTTATTTTGATACTTGTTCTGATTCCAGCTTGGATATTAGGATAAAATTTATCTGGCTTATGGAAAGCCCAAATCTTATGATCATGAACTTGGGCAGGATGAGAAAGTAACTCAATATAAAcacaatatttaatttattttttgcaagcaatataTTTTTGAAATTAAACTGtttttacattatttattatcATAACCGTGTTAAATGTTATGCAAGGTTCTCTGTGCAAAATTGGATTTACCAAAATTTTAATTAACTCTGAATATCTGTTACTTTGGACATCCTACACAGCTGTGTTTTGTACCGATTGCTGTCTCAGCCCAGGACCATAAACTGAAGACTTGTGAATAGTACGTAGGTGAAACTTTCATAATGAATCATGAAGGAAAAAAATAGACCTGCCACTGAGGTCTACACACTGTATACAACTCCTGCTAGTCTAGCATGTTTAATGCTTCCTTATTTTGAATTCTAATTTCTGCTCTTCAATTTCTGTCCATTTCCTAACATGGCCTACTAGATCAGCAAGATATAGGGAGTTCAAGCCAATAAATTTTGTTTCTAAACATTTCTCTCTTCCCTGGAAGCTTAGATCTGTGAATATtccatcatacacacacacatacccttaaCTCATGTCTTTGAAATGATTCAGTCACAAGACAAACTAAACTGTTGTTCTGCCTGGGTTAAAATCTCTCCTTGCCCATCAAGTTCATTCAGTTATATTGGGCCATCTATGCGCACACAGCCTCAGTAGCTGCACCAGGCCATTATAAAACAGGGGGAAACTCGTGTGCACTGTCTTCAAATCAAAAAGGGTATACCAAGCATATGACAGCGAGAAATGTAGCAGATAACACTGTGGATACAAGTGATCTGCATTTCAAACTCAAAGAAAAGGCACACACAGTATCTGCACTCCTCTGTTCATCAACCTTAATGCTCAATGCTGTGCATCTGACTTTCAACCACCTATCCCTGAAGCGCTGCAGCTCCTTTGACAGCCTAAACAAAGCACCCTGCTTATTTCTGCTCCTATTAGCATAAGCAGGCTGGCCAGGTGTGTCTCTAATACTACAAAGGAAGATGACATAGCAGAGTCCTACCGGAGAAACAGGAAAATGAAACCTGATCTTTTTCAAGATGGCTTGCCTagaatatttttaatgtattatttggTGGGAAGAAAAGCCTCCATCCCTGCCCATTTGTAAGAAGGCCCTTTTGCCTTTCAACTTTGCAATTCTGATCCCATATTCCTACAAAACACTATTGCTGCCCCTGCCAGCTTCTAAAACCTTGTGCATCAGCAAAATATAATGGGTTCTCTCCTGATTTTGGATCCTTTGGTGAAATTTGAGGTGACACATTTACCTTGGAATACACCCAATTTACTCAGGCCTtcattctgagtaaacatgactAGACCGTGGGGTGTTATTTAAGTTTCAGGAGGACAGTTTCATACAGCCATCACACAAACAACCTTGGGGCACCTTTAAGGCTTATGGTGGCAGAAGCTTCACAGGCTAAAACCCCATTAATCAAACGCACAAAATGTTATTATctatctgtatgtgtgtgtgtgtgcacacacacatctatTTACACACAGGTGAGTGTTAATACAAATATACACATACTGATAGGTAAACACGTGTGTGTGAAAGAAGACATTCATACACACACCATCAAACAACCACTTCGTGCATCCGACGAAGCAGCCTTCAGTCTACAAAAGCTTCTGCCATCAAAAATCTGCGGATCTTAGAATCGCGTTATTGTGGCGTCGGAAGGGGcccgagggtcatcaagtccaaccccctgcattgcagtaAGCTAAGTCTTGAAAAGCGCCATAAGATTTTTTGGTGTGCCTGTTATACTTTCGAAGTTTCCTCACTTCGCCCCTTGCAGCCCCTCCACTCTATGAAGCAGTTTGAGGCCTCCACCCCACAAAAGGAAGAGCTGCACAAATGGCGCAAACCTCCCACGCCCCACTTTAAAATAACGCAAAATAGGAATGGcggggctgggagggggggtgaagaGGCCGCTATGGCAGCCTTGCAAGACTTGCATGGAGACAGAAGAGCCAGCCCCTCCCTCTTCCTGCGTAAAAACAAGCGCCCCTCCGCAGATGCTCCTCGCAGGATACAGCCCAAGGAAGCAcccccacttccttccttccctcttcttaAGAGAAGTGAGGGCCTCAACTCGCCCCCCGCCCACCCAATGTGCTTCGCCTCAGCGCTCACCCACCAGCTGGTTGGTGCTCCTATTGTCGCCCTCCGCCATTTTGTGTGGCCCAGACAGCTGCTTTCCGCAgactccttctctcccacccctcgcAAACCGTCACGGGTTAAGCTCCGCCTCCTATGCCTAGCCTtccaggccacgccccctccGAAGCAACACCTCCTTTCTGCTCCCCCGTCGGCCTCGCGAGCAAGAACCCTTCGCCGCTTCGCCCTCCTTCCCCTTTTATGAGCTCGGCGGCCCCGCCCATCCCGCCTCTCCGACGCTTTCCATTGGACAAGGGCCATCTCACTCCCCTAACCAGCGCCCTCTCATCTGCCTCTCTGCCCTTGAATTGGACCAATCAGCGCCCTCCTCCTTCTCGTCGTGACTTCGGGCGCGTGAGGGAAGAAACGTCGCGTTGTCTCTTTTAGACGTCCCGCAGCAGAAACCGTTTAACGGGTTTTTTGAgggagatgcggggggggggggagggaggactgCTTAGTGCCTTTCCAAGTAGAAACAAACTGGCCCCTTATGGGGGGTTGTGGGAGTTGTTCCCACAggttttcccagctggataaatgggtctttgccaTGAATGTCTATTTTATGTAttacttattacatttattacttttcctccaaggagctcaaggtggcctatgtaggttctccctctccctatttacaacaaccctgtgaggcaggctaggcaaAGAACcagtgactggcctgaggtcacccgGTGAGTTCCACAGCTGAGCAAGGGGTTTGCCAAGTCGGAGTAGAGCTGGGGCCTGAGGTGTTGGTGCTGAGCAAGGCAATGTGGACCGAGCAGGCCAGCTGGAAGTACCTGTACGAGTCAAACTTAACGAAGTACCTTTATGAATCAAAATATGAATCAAACGAGGCTTGCAGTTTGGAAGTGACCGGaggagagttagaagggatgtGGAAAGGACTGGTAGTTTTTACCCCTCCAGGCAAGAGAGAAGGAAGTGATGGAGGTCCAGGTGACAGCTGGGAGGGAAGGGTCCCACAAATGAAAGGTGTAGCAACCATCCAGTGCTTGCAATTGTGTTGAGCCTCTAGAATGCCTTTCCAGAATATTCTTTCTCACACACATATTTTATATACTACCATTTGTTTCTGTGTTGGGTATTAGTTCGATTCTAAACCTACCGGTATGTTTTCCCCATTTCTGTAACCTACTATACGTTGGTAAACTGAATTGCCATacttagaaaagggggggggggggagaccaggaATAATATTTGTTTGTAAACTTGTTTGTAAgtattcaaaaaacaacaaaaaaacaacaaccctacattTTCTGGATAAAAGGGGCAAAGTttgaacagcagcaggagacagaCTGCAAAACCTGTCTGCATATATCTGGGAGTCCAACTAATGCAAAAACCTGCATCCTAACAAAGATGATTTTAAACTCATTTCTCCCCAAACGGCTTCCAACACTCCTCTAAGTAACTCACTGAAGTTTCAAATATATTGAAGGCTGAAGATGAAAAGGAGCAGGTTCTGATGTTCCCGTTGGGGTGGGAAGAGCAGTAGCGAGGAGCAAATCTTCCCAAGTCCAAGGAATCAATGTGAACCATCACAATAACTTCCAATTAGATTCTGCAGGATGTTGCAGTTATTCTCTGCA
The sequence above is drawn from the Lacerta agilis isolate rLacAgi1 chromosome 13, rLacAgi1.pri, whole genome shotgun sequence genome and encodes:
- the ARL6IP1 gene encoding ADP-ribosylation factor-like protein 6-interacting protein 1 — translated: MAEGDNRSTNQLAVETASLEEQLQGWGEVILVTDKILRWEKPWFPPAMITVVSFIFLMIYYLDPSVLSGVSCFVMLLCLADYLVPALAPRIFGSSKWTTEQQQRFHEICSNLVKTRRGIVGWWKRLFTFKEEKPKMYFMTMLCSLAVIAWIGQQVHNLFLTYLIVSCFLLFPGLNKHGIISKYAGMAKREVNKLLKQKEKKNE